A stretch of Cellulosilyticum sp. I15G10I2 DNA encodes these proteins:
- a CDS encoding NADH-dependent [FeFe] hydrogenase, group A6 codes for MSDNKKIKVIINDQELMVPEGITILEAAHEAGVHIPTLCHLDLHDFKMINQTASCRVCMVEAQGRNTLVPACVTKVSEGLEVQTNTIRAITARRMAVELLLSNHPNECFTCPKNLECELQALAAELNVREIRWEGDRMDYPKDLSSGAIVKDSNKCIYCRRCETACNEVQTCGILSGIGRGFEAFVGPFGNIPMVESSCTYCGQCVQVCPTAALTEVYHMEKVWEAINDPDKHVIVQTAPAIRVALGELFGMDAGTIVTGKMVTALKRMGFDAVFDTDFGADLTVMEEAAELIYRIKNNKTLPILTSCCPAWVKFIEHQFPELLEIPSTCKSPHIMFGTIAKTYYAKKNNIDPNNIVVVSIMPCIAKKAEAKRPELTKDAHDNVDIVVTTRELGKMIKEAGLDFPNLPESEYDKPLGETTGASVIFGTTGGVIEAALRTAYEWMTGEELKHVEFDQLRGLEGIREATVKVGDSNLNIGIAHGLGNARTLLESIREGKSKYHAIEIMACPGGCIAGGGQPYHHGNDEIIKKRQEAIYEEDRNKKIRKSHENTEILELYKEYLGEPFGKLAHELLHTHYEERERI; via the coding sequence TTGTCTGATAATAAAAAAATAAAAGTTATAATTAATGATCAAGAACTTATGGTACCTGAAGGTATAACTATTTTGGAAGCAGCTCATGAGGCCGGTGTGCATATTCCTACTTTATGCCATTTAGACCTACACGATTTTAAAATGATTAATCAGACTGCTTCATGCAGAGTATGTATGGTTGAAGCACAAGGAAGAAATACACTTGTACCGGCATGTGTTACAAAAGTTTCGGAAGGACTAGAGGTGCAAACCAATACAATCCGTGCAATCACCGCCCGCAGGATGGCTGTAGAACTCCTCTTATCCAATCATCCTAATGAGTGTTTCACTTGTCCCAAAAATCTCGAGTGTGAACTACAGGCCCTAGCGGCAGAACTCAATGTAAGAGAGATTCGGTGGGAAGGAGATAGGATGGACTATCCTAAGGACTTATCCAGCGGGGCTATCGTAAAGGATTCAAATAAATGTATTTATTGCAGGCGGTGTGAAACGGCTTGTAATGAAGTGCAGACCTGTGGCATATTATCTGGGATTGGCCGCGGTTTTGAAGCTTTTGTAGGACCTTTTGGCAATATACCTATGGTGGAGTCTTCATGTACTTACTGCGGACAATGTGTGCAAGTATGCCCTACGGCAGCACTTACAGAAGTTTATCACATGGAAAAGGTTTGGGAGGCAATTAATGATCCTGATAAACATGTTATTGTACAAACTGCTCCTGCTATTCGTGTTGCATTAGGTGAACTCTTCGGTATGGATGCAGGAACCATTGTAACAGGTAAAATGGTTACAGCTTTAAAACGGATGGGATTTGATGCTGTTTTTGATACTGACTTTGGGGCAGATCTTACCGTTATGGAAGAAGCAGCAGAACTCATTTATCGTATTAAAAATAACAAAACATTACCAATACTCACCAGCTGCTGCCCAGCTTGGGTCAAATTCATAGAGCATCAATTTCCGGAGTTACTTGAAATACCTTCCACGTGCAAGTCGCCCCATATTATGTTTGGAACAATCGCTAAGACTTATTATGCCAAAAAGAATAATATAGATCCTAATAATATTGTAGTTGTTTCTATTATGCCGTGTATCGCAAAAAAAGCTGAGGCTAAACGTCCAGAGCTTACAAAAGATGCGCATGATAATGTGGATATAGTTGTTACCACCCGTGAGCTTGGAAAAATGATTAAAGAAGCGGGTCTGGATTTTCCAAATCTTCCTGAGAGTGAATACGATAAACCCCTGGGAGAGACAACAGGTGCATCAGTTATATTTGGAACAACAGGCGGCGTTATAGAAGCAGCGCTGCGTACAGCCTATGAATGGATGACAGGAGAAGAATTAAAGCATGTTGAATTTGATCAGCTTAGAGGCCTTGAAGGCATACGTGAAGCAACTGTTAAAGTAGGAGACAGTAATCTTAATATAGGGATTGCCCATGGGCTTGGCAATGCGCGTACACTTTTAGAAAGTATCAGAGAAGGAAAATCAAAGTACCATGCGATAGAGATTATGGCCTGCCCGGGGGGATGTATCGCAGGAGGGGGACAGCCTTACCACCATGGCAATGATGAAATTATAAAAAAACGACAGGAAGCTATTTATGAGGAAGATAGAAATAAAAAGATAAGGAAGTCTCATGAAAATACTGAAATTCTTGAACTGTATAAAGAATATTTAGGTGAGCCATTTGGTAAACTTGCTCACGAGTTACTGCATACACATTATGAGGAAAGAGAAAGAATATAG
- the nuoF gene encoding NADH-quinone oxidoreductase subunit NuoF, translating to MENARMNILVCGGTGCIASDSEKVIKNLQLIIKARGYEKEVHVVKTGCFGFCEQGPIVKIEPDNVFYVRVGAKDVKEIVDEHIIKGRTVERLLYKDPEENKPVSRQEDMQFYKKQLRVALRNCGFVNPEDIYEYIAAGGYEALGKALTQMTRDKVVEEIKKSGLRGRGGGGFPTGIKWEITKKQDSEVKFIICNADEGDPGAFMDRSILEGDPHSVLEAMAIGGYAIGADKGIIYIRAEYPLAISRLNTALKQARETGLLGKNIFGTDFSFDIAIKYGAGAFVCGEETALINSCEGKRGEPNYKPPYPAEEGYWGHPTCVNNVETFANIPVIITRGAEWFASIGTENSKGTKVFALAGKINNVGLVEVPMGVTLREIIYNIGGGIPGGRKFKAIQTGGPSGGVLTEKDLDTQIDYNSLLEVGSMMGSGGMIVMDETDNMVNIAKFYLEFTMDESCGRCTPCRIGTKRMYELLNKITSRKGTMADLDALKQLAYMIKDGSLCGLGQTAPNPVISTMKHFWNEYIELVKDVDSPQGEGKYVPKNKIGIKS from the coding sequence ATGGAAAATGCAAGAATGAATATTCTGGTGTGTGGTGGGACAGGCTGCATTGCAAGTGACAGTGAGAAAGTCATAAAAAACTTACAGCTCATTATCAAAGCACGTGGCTATGAAAAAGAAGTACATGTTGTAAAAACTGGGTGTTTTGGTTTTTGTGAACAAGGCCCCATTGTAAAGATAGAGCCTGATAATGTTTTTTACGTAAGGGTAGGTGCGAAAGATGTTAAAGAAATTGTAGATGAGCACATCATTAAAGGAAGAACAGTAGAAAGGCTTTTGTATAAAGACCCAGAAGAAAATAAGCCTGTCAGTCGGCAAGAGGATATGCAGTTTTATAAGAAGCAGCTGCGTGTTGCCTTAAGAAATTGTGGTTTTGTTAATCCAGAGGATATCTATGAATACATAGCTGCTGGAGGATATGAAGCGCTAGGTAAGGCATTGACACAAATGACCAGGGACAAAGTGGTTGAAGAGATCAAAAAATCAGGTCTTCGTGGCCGCGGGGGCGGAGGATTTCCGACCGGTATAAAATGGGAGATTACAAAAAAGCAAGACAGTGAAGTGAAGTTTATTATATGCAATGCAGATGAAGGTGACCCAGGGGCGTTTATGGACAGAAGCATATTAGAAGGGGATCCCCATAGTGTACTCGAGGCCATGGCCATTGGCGGGTACGCTATTGGCGCTGATAAAGGCATTATTTACATTCGTGCAGAATACCCCCTTGCGATATCAAGACTTAATACTGCTTTAAAACAAGCCAGAGAGACGGGATTATTAGGTAAAAACATTTTTGGAACAGATTTTAGTTTTGATATAGCGATCAAGTATGGCGCAGGCGCTTTTGTGTGTGGTGAAGAAACTGCCCTTATTAATTCATGTGAAGGAAAAAGAGGTGAGCCAAATTATAAACCGCCTTATCCTGCAGAAGAAGGTTACTGGGGACATCCAACCTGTGTCAATAACGTTGAAACATTTGCAAATATTCCTGTAATTATTACAAGGGGGGCAGAATGGTTTGCATCAATTGGTACTGAAAATAGCAAAGGTACAAAGGTATTTGCACTGGCAGGAAAGATCAATAATGTAGGCCTTGTTGAAGTACCCATGGGAGTAACTTTGCGAGAAATCATTTATAATATTGGCGGCGGCATACCAGGTGGACGTAAGTTCAAAGCGATACAGACCGGAGGGCCCTCGGGCGGTGTGCTGACAGAAAAAGATTTAGATACCCAAATTGATTACAATAGTCTTCTTGAGGTAGGTTCTATGATGGGTTCAGGTGGTATGATTGTAATGGATGAGACAGATAATATGGTGAATATAGCCAAGTTTTATCTAGAATTTACAATGGATGAATCTTGTGGAAGATGTACACCATGCCGTATTGGGACAAAAAGAATGTATGAACTCTTAAATAAAATTACAAGCAGGAAAGGAACTATGGCTGATTTAGACGCATTAAAACAATTAGCTTATATGATAAAAGACGGCTCGCTTTGTGGTCTTGGACAAACTGCTCCTAATCCAGTTATTAGTACAATGAAACATTTTTGGAATGAATATATTGAGCTCGTAAAAGATGTCGATAGCCCCCAAGGCGAAGGAAAATATGTTCCAAAAAATAAAATAGGGATTAAATCCTAA
- a CDS encoding (2Fe-2S) ferredoxin domain-containing protein, protein MKIKSLEELKQIKEEYKDRVRLRSKTEEVLDQTEILIGMATCGISSGSRETLNAIIDELAKENRDDIKVIPVGCIGYCHSEPTVQVNIKGQKPIIYGNMKKENVHELIEKHIKGGQPVERFILSTHFESM, encoded by the coding sequence ATGAAAATTAAATCATTAGAAGAATTAAAGCAAATTAAAGAAGAATACAAGGACAGAGTAAGATTAAGGAGTAAGACAGAAGAAGTTTTAGACCAGACAGAGATTCTTATTGGGATGGCTACTTGTGGGATCTCATCAGGTTCAAGAGAAACGCTGAATGCAATTATAGACGAGCTGGCTAAAGAAAATCGAGATGATATCAAGGTAATTCCTGTAGGATGCATTGGCTATTGTCATTCAGAGCCTACTGTTCAAGTGAATATAAAAGGTCAAAAACCTATCATTTATGGCAATATGAAAAAAGAAAATGTGCATGAGCTGATTGAAAAGCATATAAAAGGCGGACAGCCAGTAGAAAGGTTTATTCTGAGTACTCATTTTGAAAGTATGTAG
- a CDS encoding NADH-quinone oxidoreductase subunit NuoE family protein, with product MTKPQTISVTKPANEELPKEKFDALEEFIEGLETTKGALIEILHKAQNIFGYLPRDVQLFVARKLGIPGAEVYGVVSFYSYFTTKPGGKHTISCCMGTACYVRGADKILERLKEKLGIESNEVTKDGLFTLKDVRCIGACGLAPVVMVDDKIFGRVKEEDLDDIINQYRK from the coding sequence ATGACTAAACCTCAAACAATAAGTGTCACAAAGCCAGCAAATGAGGAACTTCCAAAAGAAAAATTTGATGCGCTTGAAGAATTTATTGAAGGGCTTGAAACCACAAAGGGAGCGTTAATAGAAATACTCCATAAAGCTCAAAATATATTTGGCTATCTTCCAAGGGATGTTCAGTTGTTTGTAGCAAGAAAATTAGGTATTCCAGGAGCAGAAGTTTATGGTGTTGTCAGTTTCTACTCCTATTTTACAACGAAACCAGGCGGTAAACACACGATAAGCTGCTGCATGGGTACCGCCTGTTATGTAAGAGGTGCAGATAAAATTTTAGAGCGCCTTAAGGAAAAGCTTGGCATTGAATCTAATGAAGTAACAAAAGATGGTCTTTTTACTTTAAAGGATGTGAGATGTATAGGCGCCTGTGGACTTGCACCTGTTGTTATGGTTGATGATAAGATATTTGGCAGGGTTAAAGAAGAAGATCTGGATGATATTATCAATCAATACCGTAAATAA
- a CDS encoding cyclase family protein has translation MKIYDISMKICYEMPVYKGREAKRPVMKVESDFTSSSVYESKITMNMHTGTHVDSALHMLPEGTTIDTLPLEKVITKCKVFDLQHVTGGISEEHLKEKDIVEGDFILLKTKNSYLDILENEFIFVDKTGASYLEQKKIKGVGIDSLGIERAQPEHETHKILLGADIVILEGLNLRDIEEDEYLLVAAPINVIGAEAAPARAVLIKEV, from the coding sequence ATGAAAATATATGATATTTCTATGAAAATTTGTTATGAGATGCCTGTTTACAAAGGCCGGGAAGCTAAAAGACCTGTTATGAAAGTTGAAAGTGATTTTACATCCTCAAGCGTATATGAAAGTAAGATTACAATGAATATGCATACGGGAACACATGTAGATAGTGCCCTGCACATGTTGCCAGAGGGGACGACAATTGATACACTGCCACTCGAAAAGGTGATAACAAAATGTAAAGTTTTTGACTTGCAACATGTAACAGGAGGCATATCGGAGGAACATTTAAAAGAAAAAGATATTGTTGAAGGAGACTTTATCCTGTTAAAAACAAAAAATTCATATTTAGATATATTAGAAAATGAGTTTATTTTTGTTGATAAAACAGGCGCAAGTTACCTTGAGCAAAAGAAAATAAAAGGCGTTGGCATCGATTCACTTGGTATTGAGCGTGCTCAACCAGAACATGAAACGCATAAAATACTGCTAGGAGCAGATATTGTCATATTAGAAGGCCTTAATCTTAGAGATATCGAAGAAGATGAATACTTGCTTGTTGCAGCGCCAATCAATGTAATAGGTGCTGAAGCTGCACCAGCAAGGGCCGTATTAATTAAAGAAGTTTAG
- the zwf gene encoding glucose-6-phosphate dehydrogenase, translating into MAIDKNKQNDLSAMIVIFGGTGDLTHRKLMPALYNLVHDQLLPKHFAIVSIGRREQTTEHYRKEVFESISAHSRNKIDEKYWAKLRELIYYFKFDFTDQAGYSKLKDFLDELDKKTHTNGNRVYYLAVAPEYFETIAQGLHISALAKTDGSWNKLIIEKPFGKDLKTARKLNQKLIEIFDEKSIYRIDHYLGKEMIQNIMVLRFCNSVFESLWSNKFIDNIQISLNEKHGVGTRGGYYENSGAMRDMIQNHIIQILSLVAMEPPVNLETESIRTEKLKVIQAIDEFTPEYLRENVVFGQYGKGIIDGMPVLGYREEEKVPPHTSTETFVALKLYVNNLRWAGTPFYIRTGKRLGSNSAEIVIQFKSLPKVLYFKDEHIQDPNLLVIRIQPNVGVFFQFNTKDFTSHHDIVPMKMEISHTNQFLGNTPEAYERLIFDILRGDATLFSRWDEVEAAWTVADKIIAYREQKRFHFPNYEAGTMGPVKAFQLLARDGREWWNI; encoded by the coding sequence ATGGCAATCGATAAAAATAAGCAAAATGATTTATCTGCTATGATCGTTATCTTTGGCGGAACCGGGGATTTAACCCATAGAAAGCTGATGCCAGCTCTATATAATTTAGTACATGATCAATTATTGCCTAAACATTTTGCAATTGTTTCTATAGGTCGAAGAGAACAGACCACTGAGCACTATAGAAAGGAAGTGTTTGAGTCTATAAGTGCCCATTCAAGAAATAAAATTGATGAAAAATATTGGGCGAAGCTCAGAGAATTAATCTATTATTTTAAGTTTGATTTTACGGATCAAGCAGGTTATTCAAAACTAAAAGATTTTTTAGATGAACTTGATAAAAAAACTCATACCAATGGCAATAGGGTGTATTATTTGGCTGTGGCACCAGAGTATTTTGAGACGATAGCACAAGGACTTCATATTAGTGCGCTCGCTAAAACTGATGGTTCATGGAATAAACTGATTATTGAAAAACCATTTGGCAAAGATTTAAAGACTGCTAGAAAACTCAACCAGAAGCTTATAGAAATTTTTGATGAAAAGAGTATCTATAGAATAGATCATTATCTTGGTAAAGAAATGATACAAAATATTATGGTGCTTAGGTTTTGTAATTCTGTTTTTGAATCACTATGGAGCAATAAATTTATAGATAATATACAAATATCTCTTAATGAAAAACATGGGGTTGGTACAAGAGGCGGCTATTATGAAAACTCAGGGGCCATGCGGGATATGATTCAAAACCATATCATTCAGATTCTTTCGCTTGTTGCAATGGAGCCTCCGGTTAACCTTGAGACGGAGTCTATTAGGACTGAAAAGTTAAAAGTTATTCAGGCCATTGATGAATTTACGCCTGAATATCTTAGGGAGAATGTTGTATTTGGACAGTATGGAAAAGGCATTATCGATGGTATGCCTGTTCTAGGGTATAGAGAAGAAGAGAAGGTTCCCCCACATACAAGTACTGAAACATTTGTAGCTTTAAAGTTGTATGTTAACAATCTAAGATGGGCCGGAACCCCTTTTTATATCAGAACGGGCAAAAGATTGGGATCAAACTCGGCTGAAATTGTTATACAATTTAAGTCACTGCCTAAGGTTTTGTACTTTAAAGATGAGCATATTCAAGACCCGAATTTGTTAGTAATTAGGATACAACCCAATGTCGGCGTATTTTTTCAGTTTAATACAAAAGATTTTACAAGTCATCACGATATAGTCCCTATGAAGATGGAAATCAGCCATACGAACCAGTTCTTAGGCAACACGCCGGAAGCTTATGAAAGGTTGATCTTTGACATATTACGTGGCGATGCCACTTTGTTTTCAAGATGGGATGAAGTAGAAGCAGCGTGGACGGTTGCAGATAAAATTATTGCATATAGAGAACAAAAAAGATTTCATTTTCCAAATTACGAGGCTGGTACAATGGGACCTGTAAAAGCGTTTCAACTACTCGCACGAGATGGAAGAGAATGGTGGAATATATAG
- the gndA gene encoding NADP-dependent phosphogluconate dehydrogenase has product MNSVFKMEAITLGKEQVGVIGLAVMGKNLALNIADHGFSVSVYNRGPQKTQELLSEIKDKNIKGYYTVEDFVHSLELPRKIILMVKAGEAVDATIEQLLPYLSKGDLIVDGGNSYYLDTIRRNKELQSLGFSFIGTGISGGEEGARNGPAIMPGGEEPAYWLIEPVLTAISAKVDGAPCSTYIGKDGAGHFVKMVHNGIEYADMQLICESYFLMKKILGLSVPEIHEVFKCWNEGELNSYLIDITAEIFKKIDIDTEQYMVDMILDTAGHKGTGKWTSQIALDIGVAAPTITAAVFERYLSAIKEERVNASNILRGPIFALNKSKDFIESIRKALYASKICSYAQGFSLMSAASKQYDWELNLGNIAMIFRGGCIIRAQFLNRIKDAYDKTPKLNNLLLDDYFKESVGNYQQEWRDVVVTAIQAGIPVPGFASALSYYDSYRSEKLPMNLLQAQRDFFGAHTYERIDKEGIFHTKW; this is encoded by the coding sequence ATGAATTCAGTATTTAAAATGGAGGCGATTACTTTGGGTAAAGAGCAGGTAGGCGTAATTGGACTTGCGGTAATGGGAAAAAATCTCGCATTAAATATAGCTGACCATGGATTTTCAGTATCGGTTTATAACCGTGGCCCCCAAAAGACGCAGGAGCTATTAAGTGAGATAAAAGATAAAAACATAAAGGGATATTATACTGTAGAAGACTTTGTGCACTCTCTTGAGTTGCCGCGCAAGATTATTTTGATGGTGAAAGCTGGGGAGGCTGTTGATGCAACAATCGAACAGCTACTGCCGTATCTTTCAAAGGGTGATCTCATAGTAGATGGCGGTAATTCTTATTATCTGGACACCATACGCCGTAATAAGGAGCTTCAAAGTTTAGGATTTTCTTTTATTGGAACAGGTATTTCAGGAGGAGAAGAAGGTGCCAGAAATGGTCCTGCTATTATGCCGGGGGGAGAGGAACCAGCTTACTGGTTAATTGAGCCTGTTTTAACGGCTATTTCGGCAAAGGTTGATGGCGCGCCGTGCAGTACTTATATAGGCAAAGATGGCGCTGGACATTTTGTAAAGATGGTGCATAACGGTATTGAATATGCAGATATGCAGCTTATCTGTGAATCCTACTTTCTTATGAAAAAGATATTGGGATTGTCTGTACCAGAAATTCATGAAGTGTTTAAATGTTGGAACGAAGGCGAGCTTAATAGTTATCTTATTGATATCACAGCAGAAATTTTTAAAAAGATTGATATAGATACAGAGCAGTATATGGTAGATATGATTTTAGATACTGCAGGACATAAGGGCACAGGTAAATGGACTAGTCAAATCGCTCTCGATATAGGGGTTGCTGCACCTACCATTACAGCGGCTGTATTTGAGCGCTATTTATCGGCAATAAAAGAAGAACGAGTGAATGCAAGCAATATTTTAAGAGGGCCGATATTTGCATTAAATAAATCTAAAGACTTTATTGAATCTATTAGAAAAGCACTTTATGCCAGCAAGATTTGTTCTTATGCCCAAGGCTTCAGTTTAATGAGCGCAGCCTCTAAGCAATATGATTGGGAACTAAACCTTGGGAATATTGCAATGATATTCCGTGGAGGATGTATTATCAGAGCGCAATTTCTAAACCGCATTAAGGATGCTTATGATAAAACACCAAAGCTTAATAATTTATTATTAGATGACTATTTTAAAGAAAGTGTCGGAAACTATCAACAAGAATGGAGAGACGTTGTCGTTACAGCTATTCAAGCCGGGATTCCTGTACCAGGTTTTGCAAGTGCGCTTTCTTATTATGACAGTTATAGGTCAGAGAAGCTCCCTATGAACTTACTCCAAGCACAAAGAGATTTTTTTGGTGCACATACGTATGAAAGAATTGATAAAGAAGGCATATTTCACACCAAATGGTAA